From Actinopolyspora lacussalsi, a single genomic window includes:
- a CDS encoding dephospho-CoA kinase (product_source=KO:K00859; cath_funfam=3.30.460.10,3.40.50.300; cog=COG0237,COG2320; ko=KO:K00859; pfam=PF01121,PF04229; smart=SM00382; superfamily=52540,81301; tigrfam=TIGR00152), giving the protein MLRVGLTGGIGSGKSTVADRLVEHGARVVDADRISREVVAVGTDGLAEISARFGPEVLDADGALDRAAMARLVFADESARSDLNGIVHPRVAARTAELMAEAGPDAIVVHDVPLLVENGYQADYHLVIVVDAPVEQRVRRLVDRGLPEEDARARIGAQASEAQRRDAADIWLDNGAELDRIRSSVDELWRERLVPFEANIRSRNPLPLNGPRIVEPDPEWPRRASRLLARISKAAGDSALRVDHIGSTSVPGLPADDVIDLQLTVRSLAEAEALVEPLAEAGMPLLPGADTDEVHHPQPDPEQWPDRTHVSADPGLRAKLYPRVAGAANWRLALLFPAWLRADDGARREYASIKRDLAVRFGSDPDTRRYVEAKRSWFERALPRAERWASETGWQPPPW; this is encoded by the coding sequence ATGTTGCGCGTTGGTCTCACCGGAGGAATCGGTTCGGGCAAGTCGACGGTCGCCGACCGGTTGGTCGAACACGGCGCTCGCGTCGTCGACGCGGACCGGATCTCCAGGGAAGTGGTCGCCGTCGGAACCGACGGGTTGGCCGAGATATCCGCCCGTTTCGGCCCCGAGGTACTGGATGCCGACGGCGCGCTGGATCGCGCCGCCATGGCACGCCTCGTCTTCGCCGACGAGTCGGCCAGGAGCGACCTCAACGGCATCGTCCACCCCAGAGTCGCCGCACGAACCGCCGAGCTGATGGCCGAAGCCGGTCCCGATGCCATCGTGGTCCACGACGTCCCGCTGCTCGTGGAGAACGGTTACCAGGCCGATTACCACCTCGTGATCGTCGTCGACGCTCCGGTGGAGCAGCGAGTGCGGCGGCTCGTCGACCGCGGACTGCCCGAGGAGGACGCCAGGGCACGTATCGGGGCGCAGGCGAGCGAAGCGCAGCGCAGGGACGCTGCCGACATCTGGCTGGACAACGGTGCCGAGTTGGACCGGATCCGGTCGAGCGTGGACGAGCTCTGGCGGGAGCGGCTCGTGCCCTTCGAGGCCAACATCCGCTCCCGTAACCCCCTACCGCTCAACGGGCCCCGAATCGTCGAGCCGGACCCGGAATGGCCGCGCCGGGCGAGCAGGCTGCTGGCAAGAATCTCCAAGGCCGCCGGTGATTCCGCGCTCCGCGTGGATCACATCGGTTCGACCTCGGTGCCCGGCCTGCCCGCCGATGACGTGATCGACCTACAGCTCACCGTGCGGAGTCTCGCCGAGGCGGAAGCGCTCGTCGAGCCGTTGGCCGAAGCGGGGATGCCCCTACTGCCCGGAGCGGACACGGACGAGGTGCACCACCCTCAGCCGGATCCGGAACAGTGGCCCGATCGCACGCACGTCTCCGCCGACCCGGGACTGCGAGCGAAGCTGTACCCGCGGGTCGCGGGGGCGGCCAACTGGCGGCTCGCGCTGCTGTTTCCCGCCTGGCTCCGCGCCGATGACGGGGCTCGGCGGGAGTACGCCTCGATCAAACGCGACCTCGCGGTCCGGTTCGGCTCCGATCCCGATACGCGTCGCTACGTCGAGGCAAAGCGGTCCTGGTTCGAGCGGGCGCTGCCCCGCGCGGAGCGGTGGGCATCCGAGACCGGATGGCAGCCGCCGCCGTGGTGA